A segment of the Planctomycetota bacterium genome:
CCCCCCAGAAACGCCACCACGTCCGCGTTGCGGATCCGCCGGGCGTCCGCCACCGTCCGGCCCTTCAGGAGCTCGGTCAAGGCGGAGCTTGAGGCGATGGCCGCGGCGCAGCCGAATGTCTTGGCCCGGGCGTCGAGGATAATCCCTCCTTCGACCCGCAACGTAAGCTTGACCATATCCCCGCAGGCGGGGTTACGCACGAGAGACTGGTGGGTAGCCCCCGGAAGCTCCCCCGTATTGCGGGGGTTGAGGAAGTGGTCCATGACCGTGGCGTTGTAGTCCTCGAACGGCATGGTTC
Coding sequences within it:
- a CDS encoding iron-sulfur cluster assembly scaffold protein translates to MPFEDYNATVMDHFLNPRNTGELPGATHQSLVRNPACGDMVKLTLRVEGGIILDARAKTFGCAAAIASSSALTELLKGRTVADARRIRNADVVAFLGGLPEHKVICSVVAEEAVREALRGEPAA